One window from the genome of Streptomyces sp. NBC_01476 encodes:
- a CDS encoding AAA family ATPase, producing MTSGIDGATGKRTARAFVVVSGLPAGGKSTLARGLAGQLALPVIDKDVILESLYDSLGVGDQDWRRGLSGASDDILYALAADAGRAVLDNWWHHDTAPARLHGLAGPAGLLVEVHCACDPAVAAERFRSRTRHRGHLDPHLTPQQVADRVATIRATYPGPLRLGGPLLTVDTTRPADTAAVAARVAAFLATGGSGEIPGRV from the coding sequence GTGACCAGCGGAATCGACGGCGCGACCGGAAAGCGGACCGCCCGCGCGTTCGTGGTGGTGTCCGGCCTCCCGGCCGGCGGGAAGAGCACTCTCGCCCGGGGCCTGGCCGGGCAGCTCGCGCTGCCGGTGATCGACAAGGACGTGATCCTGGAGTCGCTCTACGATTCCCTGGGTGTCGGGGACCAGGACTGGCGGCGCGGGCTGAGCGGCGCGAGCGACGACATCCTGTACGCCCTCGCGGCCGACGCGGGCCGCGCCGTGCTCGACAACTGGTGGCACCACGACACCGCCCCCGCGCGGCTGCACGGCCTGGCCGGCCCCGCCGGCCTCCTGGTCGAGGTCCACTGCGCCTGCGACCCCGCTGTCGCCGCCGAGCGCTTCCGGTCCCGTACCCGTCACCGTGGTCACCTCGACCCCCACCTCACCCCTCAGCAGGTCGCAGACCGCGTGGCCACCATCCGTGCCACCTACCCCGGCCCGCTCCGGCTCGGCGGCCCGCTCCTGACCGTCGACACGACGCGGCCGGCCGACACCGCGGCCGTGGCCGCCCGGGTGGCGGCGTTTCTCGCCACGGGCGGCAGCGGCGAAATCCCCGGTCGGGTCTGA
- a CDS encoding DUF2071 domain-containing protein, translated as MRQPHLSSVVERRLLVNYRVAPEAAARLLPEPLRPQLVRGYAVAGICLLRLGRVRPAWAPGALGLRSENAAHRIAVAWDGPDGVETGVYIPRRDTASRINAWAGGRVFPGEHGRADFEVRETPGRMRVALATRDGHTHVDVTVEPADELRGSALFTGLAEASRFFQRGTKGFSATRSGHHLDGMELRTDAWHVDAGRVHAAASSFFDDPNRFPPGTATLDCALIMRNVPANWHPLPTMPAS; from the coding sequence ATGAGGCAGCCACACCTGTCCAGCGTCGTGGAGCGGCGGCTCCTGGTGAACTACCGGGTCGCCCCGGAGGCCGCGGCCCGGCTGCTCCCCGAGCCGCTGCGTCCACAGCTGGTGCGGGGATACGCCGTCGCGGGCATCTGCCTGCTGCGCCTGGGAAGGGTCCGGCCCGCCTGGGCACCGGGGGCGTTGGGGCTGCGGAGCGAGAACGCGGCGCACCGGATCGCGGTCGCATGGGACGGACCTGACGGCGTGGAGACCGGCGTTTACATCCCGCGCCGCGACACCGCCTCCCGGATCAACGCCTGGGCCGGCGGCCGCGTCTTCCCCGGCGAACACGGCCGCGCCGACTTCGAGGTGCGCGAGACGCCCGGCAGGATGCGGGTCGCGCTCGCGACGCGGGACGGCCACACCCACGTGGACGTCACCGTGGAACCCGCCGACGAACTGCGGGGCAGCGCACTCTTCACCGGGCTGGCCGAGGCCTCCCGCTTCTTCCAGCGCGGGACGAAGGGTTTCTCGGCCACCCGGTCCGGCCACCACCTGGACGGCATGGAACTCCGCACCGACGCCTGGCACGTGGACGCCGGCCGGGTCCACGCCGCCGCCTCGTCCTTCTTCGACGACCCGAACCGATTCCCTCCGGGCACCGCGACACTGGACTGCGCGCTGATCATGCGAAACGTCCCCGCCAACTGGCACCCCCTCCCCACGATGCCCGCGAGCTGA